From the Streptomyces sp. KMM 9044 genome, one window contains:
- a CDS encoding TerD family protein, translating into MNGVNKGIGKVEIALRWDPSPAGQSATDLDLVAAPYPASDPHGAPSYVVHFGSRSPDGTITLSRDSQDGKGFGFDEVMMLELDRLDARYARVVVGVVIQQHQEQRTFAGVGRPGLRIREGYTVLAEDDFRGVLGATAATVAEFTRDSTGAWDFHSGVQGFQGDPLAFTRSMGATRRP; encoded by the coding sequence GTGAACGGCGTCAACAAGGGCATCGGCAAGGTCGAGATCGCGCTGAGGTGGGACCCGAGTCCCGCGGGACAGTCGGCCACCGACCTGGATCTCGTTGCCGCGCCCTACCCGGCAAGCGATCCGCACGGTGCCCCCTCGTACGTGGTGCACTTCGGCAGCCGCTCTCCCGACGGCACGATCACTCTCAGCCGGGACAGCCAGGACGGCAAGGGCTTCGGCTTCGACGAGGTCATGATGCTGGAGCTGGACCGGCTCGACGCGCGGTACGCACGCGTGGTGGTCGGGGTCGTCATACAGCAGCATCAGGAGCAGCGCACCTTCGCCGGCGTGGGCCGCCCCGGTCTGCGCATCCGCGAGGGGTACACCGTCCTGGCCGAGGACGACTTCAGGGGTGTCCTCGGAGCCACGGCAGCCACGGTCGCCGAGTTCACCCGGGACAGCACCGGCGCCTGGGACTTCCATTCCGGCGTCCAGGGCTTCCAGGGGGATCCTCTGGCCTTCACCCGCTCCATGGGAGCCACCCGCCGCCCGTGA
- a CDS encoding YdbC family protein, producing the protein MLVKWIRCTVVDRRGFERGQRKWAGLLGEPGFRGQGGGWSRGRQDVAHIFSFWESRAFYDSFMARSHDRLASSQSGTFKDARVRLFDHRFDVKTGFEPRFTDVDLLRVALCRVHEERAEHFVLMHEKVWNPAMAGSPGMVRGLFGEAPGHEFLVLSMWWSAAEHGKYRTERVERLALRAQTEADIAALTGDIVDMEPVWTV; encoded by the coding sequence GTGCTGGTCAAGTGGATTCGCTGCACCGTGGTGGACCGCCGCGGGTTCGAACGGGGACAGCGGAAGTGGGCGGGGCTTCTGGGGGAGCCGGGATTTCGTGGACAGGGCGGGGGCTGGAGCCGGGGACGACAGGATGTAGCGCACATCTTCTCCTTCTGGGAGAGCCGCGCCTTCTACGACTCCTTCATGGCGCGGTCCCACGACCGGCTCGCCTCGTCTCAGTCGGGCACCTTCAAGGACGCCCGGGTCAGGCTGTTCGACCACCGCTTCGACGTGAAGACCGGCTTCGAACCGCGCTTCACGGACGTCGACCTGCTGAGAGTGGCCCTGTGCCGCGTCCACGAGGAGCGGGCGGAGCATTTCGTGCTGATGCACGAGAAGGTCTGGAACCCGGCGATGGCAGGCTCGCCCGGCATGGTCCGGGGACTGTTCGGCGAGGCCCCCGGCCATGAGTTCCTGGTGCTGTCGATGTGGTGGTCGGCGGCCGAGCACGGCAAGTACCGTACCGAGCGCGTGGAACGCCTCGCCCTGCGGGCGCAGACGGAGGCCGACATCGCCGCGCTCACGGGGGACATCGTGGACATGGAGCCGGTCTGGACGGTCTGA
- a CDS encoding histidine phosphatase family protein, protein MVRPRRIVLVRHGESTGNVDDTVYEREPDHALALTERGRRQAEETGRRLHDLFGEEHVSVYVSPYRRTHETLCAFGLDPELIRVREEPRLREQDWGNWQDQKDVRLQKVYRDAYGHFFYRFAQGESGADVYDRVGGFLESLFRSFEAPDHPPNVLIVTHGLAMRLFCMRWFHWTVAEFESLSNPGNAEMRVLVLGEEGKYTLDRPFEQWRQPEPYGITG, encoded by the coding sequence ATGGTACGACCACGGCGCATCGTCCTTGTCCGGCACGGTGAATCAACGGGCAATGTTGACGACACCGTTTATGAGCGCGAACCCGATCACGCGTTGGCCCTGACCGAGCGGGGCCGACGGCAGGCGGAGGAGACCGGCAGACGGCTGCACGACCTGTTCGGCGAGGAACACGTCAGCGTGTACGTGTCCCCCTACCGCCGCACGCACGAGACGCTGTGCGCCTTCGGTCTCGATCCGGAGCTCATACGTGTACGTGAGGAGCCGAGACTGCGTGAGCAGGACTGGGGCAACTGGCAGGACCAGAAGGACGTCCGTCTGCAGAAGGTGTACCGGGACGCGTACGGCCACTTCTTCTACCGTTTCGCCCAGGGCGAGTCCGGTGCTGACGTCTACGACCGGGTCGGAGGCTTCCTGGAGAGCCTGTTCCGCAGTTTCGAGGCCCCCGACCACCCGCCGAACGTCCTCATCGTGACGCACGGTCTTGCCATGAGGCTGTTCTGCATGCGCTGGTTCCACTGGACCGTGGCGGAGTTCGAGTCCCTGTCCAACCCCGGTAACGCCGAGATGCGGGTGCTCGTTCTGGGGGAGGAGGGCAAGTACACGCTCGACCGGCCCTTCGAGCAGTGGCGGCAGCCGGAACCGTACGGGATCACCGGATAG
- a CDS encoding ADP-ribosylglycohydrolase family protein, with amino-acid sequence MEDALGSQFFVPVNHPLLMHRELPPGSWPWTDDTEMACSVVAVLAAHRRVDQDALAQSFARRHDFDRGYGPAVDRLLRLVREGGDWRELAAGLFNGQGSWGNGAAMHIAPLGAWYADDPEQAVHQAEISAYPTHQHREAVVGAMAVAAAAALAAAPGGPPGPEALLDGVVALVPRKSAVGAGLRRARDMFDYGDAATVAAVLGCGRRTTAHATVSFALWSAARALSDYEEAFWTTAQAGGDADTTCAIVGGVIAAGKAGAPPAGWAERVEALPNWMPV; translated from the coding sequence GTGGAGGACGCGCTGGGCTCGCAGTTCTTCGTCCCGGTGAACCATCCGCTGCTCATGCACCGTGAGCTGCCTCCGGGCTCCTGGCCGTGGACGGACGACACGGAGATGGCCTGCTCGGTCGTCGCCGTCCTCGCCGCCCACCGGCGGGTCGACCAGGACGCCCTCGCGCAGTCCTTCGCCCGGCGTCACGACTTCGACCGCGGCTACGGGCCCGCGGTCGACCGGCTGCTGCGGTTGGTCCGCGAAGGCGGTGACTGGCGCGAACTCGCCGCCGGCCTCTTCAACGGCCAGGGGTCCTGGGGCAACGGCGCCGCGATGCACATCGCACCTCTGGGCGCCTGGTACGCGGACGATCCGGAGCAGGCGGTCCACCAGGCCGAGATCTCGGCCTATCCCACCCACCAGCACCGCGAGGCCGTGGTCGGCGCTATGGCCGTCGCCGCGGCGGCCGCACTCGCCGCGGCCCCCGGCGGGCCGCCCGGTCCCGAAGCGCTGCTCGACGGGGTCGTCGCGCTGGTGCCCAGGAAGAGCGCGGTCGGTGCGGGACTGCGCCGGGCCCGGGACATGTTCGACTACGGCGACGCGGCCACCGTCGCCGCCGTACTGGGGTGCGGACGGCGGACGACGGCCCACGCCACCGTGTCTTTCGCACTGTGGTCGGCCGCCCGAGCCCTGAGCGACTACGAAGAGGCCTTCTGGACCACGGCCCAGGCGGGCGGGGACGCCGACACGACCTGCGCCATCGTGGGCGGGGTGATCGCGGCAGGGAAGGCCGGGGCGCCGCCCGCCGGGTGGGCCGAGCGGGTCGAGGCGCTCCCGAACTGGATGCCGGTGTAG